The region GACACGCTTCTGCAGGAGGGCGGTCCGGCAGGCTCCTACCGGCCCGCCAGCTCCATCACCACCATCCACGAGAACGAGGTGATCGGGCCGGCGGGCAGGCCGGGGGACCCCGAGGCCCCCCCGCGCCTGCAGCCCCCCCGGCTCCCCGAGACGCCCCGCTCCATGAGCTCGCTCTCCCCCCGCTCCTCTCTGTCCTCGCTCTCCTCGCCCCCCCGCTCGCCCCTGGGCCCCGACGCCAGCTTCCTGTGCGGCGACGGCGGCAGCGTGTTCGTGGgcgccgggggggcggggctggaccTGGAGCTGCAGGCGCGGCTGGTGGAGCTGCACCTGGAGAGCGCCGGACGCTCCCGCCGGTCCGGCTCGGAGGCCGACGCCAGGCAGGACGGCACCACCGGCGCCGCGGACCCAAGCAGAGGTACCACGCCCGTCTCACCGTACACTGCGCTTACAAAccaagggtcagaggtcagaggctGACATCCATCTCTATAAGCACGGTGCATTCCATATGCCAGGCTGTttaggcttttgttttgttcatggtCTTTTTTATGATCATAGAGGCCTGCGTTACTGAGATGGAGCACACTGTGCTTATTGAGATGGGTATGAGCGATGGCTTCAGaaggtgacctttgacctttgaccctcctCGATGGGCAGTTTTCTTAGAGGAGCTTGTGGAACCAGAGAGGCGCTCATGAGCAATTTaggagatttctcctgaaaccGTAGATCCCCTCTGAGAGAGCAGGGTCACGGCTGTGGTTACGGCGCTGTGCTACTCTACCTGTCCCGCCGTGGTGTGCACCTGCTCCAGACCCGCAACCCAACACCCCTCCCACGGGGCGCTGGGGCGTTCTGACGCGGTGTTATGTTcctgtgtctctccccccccccctcccccagattCTGTTGCACAgtcgcggggggcggggcctgctctAAAGAAGGTGGGCGTGACCTCCGCGGTGTCGGACGAATCGGTGGCCGGGGACAGTGGAGTTTACGAGCCGTCGGAGAAGAGGTAAGGAGGCGGGACGGTTTGAGGGGGAGATGGGACTGTACCTCCTCTGTGACCAGAATAGACTGTAAGGTCTTACAGTGCTCGAGTGAATTAGGGTGCACTGCGTATATTTTCATGTCAAAAGCAGAAGCTAGTGTGCATGTAATGGAcagggaactgggtttgtgaCTTATAAGTTGCAGGTTGGATTCCCAGGTAGATCACTGCGGTTGTGCCCTTGAGCtaaagatacttaacctgcacatCACTGGGTGCATCACTGTAGTGAGTATGGTTGTGGCAGATTTGATCTCTGTGCTCGTTTAGGCCGGGCTGTGCAGGTTTGGTCTGTGTGCTTGTTTAGGCCGGGCTGTGCAGGTTTGGTCTGTGTGCTCGTTTAGGCCGGGCTGTGCAGgtttggtctgtgtgctggtttaggCCGGGCTGTGCAGGTTTGGTCTGTGTGCTCGTTTAGGCCGGGCTGTGCAGGTTTGGTCTGTGTGCTCGTTTAGGCCGGGCTGTGCATATTTGGTCTGTGTGCTCGTTTAGGCCGGGCTGTGCAGGTTTGGTCTGTGTGCTCGTTTAGGCTGGGCTGTGCAGGTTTGGTCTGTGTGCTCGTTTAGGCCGGGCTGTGCAGgtttggtctgtgtgctggtttaggCCGGGCTGTGCAGGTTTGGTCTGTGTGCTCGTTTAGGCCGGGCTGTGCAGGTTTGGTCTGTGTGCTCGTTTAGGCCGGGCTGTGCAGGTTTGGCCTGTGTGCTGGTTTAGGCCGGGCTGTGCAGATTTGGTCTGTGTGCTTGTTTAGGCCGGGCTGTGCAGGTTTGGTCTCTGTGCTCGTTTAGGTCGGGCTGTGCAGgtttggtctgtgtgctggtttaggccgggctgtgcaggtttggtctgtgtgctggtttaggCTGGGCTGTGCAGATTTGGTTTGTGTGCTCGTTTAGGCCGGGCTGTGCAGgtttggtctgtgtgctggtttaggCCGGGCTGTGCAGGTTTGGTCTGTGTGCTCGTTTAGGCCGGGCTGTGCAGgtttggtctgtgtgctggtttaggccgggctgtgcaggtttggtctgtgtgctggtttaggCCGGGCTGTGCAGGTTTGGTCTGTGTGCTCGTTTAGGCCGGGCTGTGCAGAtttggtctgtgtgctggttttagGCCGGGCTGTGCAGGTTTGGGCGTCTGTGTGCTCGTTTAGGCCTGGGCTGTGCAGGTTTGGGTCTCTGTGCTGGTTTAGGCCGGGCTGTGCAGgtttggtctgtgtgctggttagGCCGGCTGCCGCAGGTTGGTCTGTGTGCTTGTTTAGGCCGGGCTGTGCAGgtttggtctgtgtgctggtttaggCCGGGCTGTGCAGGTTTGGTCTGTGTGCTTGTTTAGGCCGGGCTGTGCAGgtttggtctgtgtgctggtttaggccgggctgtgcaggtttggtctgtgtgctggtttaggccgggctgtgcaggtttggtctgtgtgctggtttaggCCGGGCTGTGCAGGTTTGTTCTGTGTGCTCGTTTAGGCCGGGCCCTCCCGCAGAGCCGCCGGTGACCAGAGAAGATGGCGGCGCTCTGGGCTGTGCTCAGGTCAGACTGGGGCTGAAGTACGATGTGAAGGAGAAGAGATTCACGGTGTTCATCACGCAGCTGGCCAACTGTGCAGCACTCCCCCTGCCACCGGACCACAGCGTGTACGTAccgctcctgtgtgtgtgtgtgtgtgtgtgtgtgtctgtgtcatgtctgtgtgtggctcttctctgtgtctgtgtcatgtCTGTGCTCAAATGGAGAGATTGTGGTTTCTGTTTGAAAGAAGCGTCTCTGCAGTATTCTGCAGTGGGCTTCCATCAAACGATGCCACTTCATGCACATTGATGTTTTTTACAGCGGTTGTGTATGTGGTGGACCGTTTCTCTTTCTGATTGGCCGCTCTaatctcctccctctctgcaggtACGTGCGATTGGTCCTGCTGCCCTGCTCAGAGACGGCCCGGTGTCTGTTTCGAACCCGAGGCGCCCCGCCCCAGGAGGTGGTGGAGCTGAACGAAGTGTTCGGGGTGCCGGTGGCCCACAATGCCTTGCGGCAGAAGACCCTGCGCGTTGACGTGTGCTTCACCAGCAGGACTGGCCGGGAAGAATGCCTGGTGAGCGCTAACCCACGCTGTatagcgccccctgcaggataCTACTGAATTCAGTTGCTGCTTTTGCCATGAATGCCATGGATACTTTCAGTCATACTGGCCAGTCATATTGTTCCAGTCATACGACAGTTTTGCCCTGCTCTGTTCATCCAGCTGTTGTCTCTTCAGTCGTGTGGCTGGTAACGTTGTGAACCAGCTGCAGTGCTGTGACACTCTTTGTTTTGACCGCTCTGGACAGGCTGGTGCTCAGATCAGCCTTGCTGAAGTGGGCGGTTCTGAGGAGAGGTCCAGTAGGTGGTACAACCTCCTGAACTACGCGTATCTGCCGGAGCTGCGCGTCCAGCACACCCAGCCGGGGACGTCCACAGGCCAGGACACGGTGAGCGGAGCTTCACTTTCACCCGGCTTCCACTTACCCGGGTGCTGTGGGGAGTTTTCACCAGGCAGTGCAGTGTTAGGCCTTGCTGTCTCTGGGACAGCCGCTCTGTGCAGTGCAGCCGCAGTCAAAGCTGTTAGTAGAGCCCTGAGCCTTTCGGTCTCAGGTCTGGATCATTTCTGAGTAGCGCTGCGCTCCTGTGGCTGAGATGCAGGCTTCACAGAGAGGGATATAATGGCTTTTTTCCTGCCAGCAGATTTGAGACGCGGTGTCTGCGGAGTGCAGcgtggggcaggtgtgtgtgtgtaattctgcGGAGTGCAGcgtggggcaggtgtgtgtgtttaatgatgGAGAGTGCAGcgtggggcaggtgtgtgtgtgtgtgtgtaattctgcAGAGTGCAGcgtggggcaggtgtgtgtgtttaattctGCAGAGTGCAGcgtggggcaggtgtgtgtgtgtttaattctGCAGTGTGCAGcgtggggcaggtgtgtgtgtgtgtaattctgcAGTGTGCAGcgtggggcaggtgtgtgtgtgtgtgtttaattctGCAGAGTGCAGcgtggggcaggtgtgtgtgtgtaattctgcAGAGTGCAGcgtggggcaggtgtgtgtgtttaatgatgGAGAGTGCAGcgtggggcaggtgtgtgtgtttaattctGCAGAGTGCAGcgtggggcaggtgtgtgtgtttaatgatgGAGAGTGCAGcgtggggcaggtgtgtgtgtttaatgatgGAGAGTGCAGcgtggggcaggtgtgtgtgtaatgatggAGAGGATGGCcgtgggcaggtgtgtgtgtgtaatgatggAGAAGATGGCCGTGGGCTGGTGTTTATTGTCTCATGTTCCTGAGCGCGTCCTCGCGGGCTCATTACAGAGCCGCGTAACAAACCCGCTCTGCCCCTCTGCGTTTCAGAGCCCTCGCCCGGCAACGGAGCCCATCGCCGTGGCAACGGGCGCGGAGGTCGCCGGGGAGCAGGAGTGGTGAGTGGCTGCGTAACGCGTCTGCTTCCTGTTCCAGCGCACCTGAGcggggacacccccccccccccccccccccccccaccccccccccccccccctccagcgcCACACACAGGCGGGCTTCGGGGCCTCGTTGGGGCAGATCCCGTGTCACTGTGCGGCGCTTCCGTCTCCCTCGGCCCACAGGAATCTCGCCCAGCAGGTTCCCACAAAGGCCGCTCTcatcctccacttcctgtcggGCCGCGAGGGAGTATCGGCCTCCCCAGCGCCGCTCTcagtgagaggaggggggcggccCGGCGGCGCtgacagggaggggcgggggcagcaCACAGAGCGGGTCGGCCGGGGGGGCAGCAGACAGacctgctctcccctctctctctctcgttctcctctctatccttctctcttctctttctctctctccctcctctcctctccactctccctctcttttctgcctcctccctctctcccccctctctcagtctctctccccctccctccctacctcctccctctactctctctccccctccctccttccttctctccctctcttctgtctcctctctctctctctaatggcACGGTGTCTCCCACAGGCACGAGGCTCTGGAGGGCCATGTCTTTGAGGACAGTGAtgctgagggggaggagcttctggaggaggaggaggaagaggaggagtccAATCCAGACAGCCAATGGGAAGTGGAAGAGGAGGTGGCCAAGCCGACTCCTGCAGGagttaagagagagagggtatgtCTTACCATTTCTGTCTAGTGTTGAGCCCCGACCCTCTTtctgcaaatgcatttaaaagtaGTTTCTGTTGCTGCTTGTGCTCTTGTATGTTGTGTTGACAGAGCTGGTGGGTATTCAGAGTGAATGTTGTGTTGGCGTAACGATTGTGTATTCAGTGTGTAGGTTGTGTTGTTTGACTGGTTGTGTATTCAGTGTGTAGGTTGTGTAGACGAAGCGATTGTGTATTCAGAGTGTAGGTTGTGTTGTTTGACTGGTTGTGTATTCAGTGTGTAGGTTGTGTAGACAGAGCGGTTGTGTATTCAGAGTGTAGGTTGTGTTGTTGGAGCGGTTGTGTGTTCAGAGTGAGGTCATTGCGCTCGCTCTTGCTGCAGGTGAATAAGGAGACGAGCATGGAGGATTTCTCCCGCCCAGCGTCCGTGGTTCGGCCCAAAGAGCGGAGGCCGCCCCCCCAGCAAAACCCCTTTGTGAGGGGCAACACCATCATCCGCTCCAAGACCTTCTCCCCCGGGCCGCAGAGTCAGTACATATGCAGGGTAAGACCTTCTCCCCCGGACCGCAGAGTCAGTACATATGCAGGGTAAGACCTTCTCCCCCGGGCCGCAGAGTCAGTACATATGCAGGGTAAGACCTTCTCCCCGGACCGCAGAGTCAGTACATATGCAGGGTAAGACCTTCTCCCCCAGACCGCAGAGTCAGTACATATGCAGGGTAAGACCTTCTCCCCCGGACCGCAGAGTCAGTACATATGCAGGGTAAGACCTTCTCCCCCGGGCCGCAGAGTCAGTACATATGCAGGGTAAGACCTTCTCCCCCGGACCGCAGAGTCAGTACATATGCAGGGTAAGACCTTCTCTACCAGACCGCAGAGTCAGTACATATGCAGGGTAAGACCTTCTCTACCAGACCGCAGAGTCAGTACATATGCAGGGTAAGACCTTCTCCCCCGGACCGCAGAGTCAGTACATATGCAGGGTAAGACCTTCTCTACCAGACCGCAGAGTCAGTACATATGCAGGGTAAGACCTTCTCCCCCGGACCGCAGAGTCAGTACATATGCAGGGTAAGACCTTCTCCCCCGGACCGCAGAGTCAGTACATATGCAGGGTAAGACCTTCTCTCTCAGACCGCAGAGTCAGTACATATGCAGGGTAAGACCTTCTCCCCCGGACCGCAGAGTCAGTACATATGCAGGGTAAGACCTTCTCCCCCGGACCGCAGAGTCAGTACATATGCAGGGTAAGACCTTCTCCCCCGGACCGCAGAGTCAGTACATATGCAGGGTAAGACCTTCTCCCCCGGACCGCAGAGTCAGTACATATGCAGGGTAAGACCTTCTCCCCCGGACCGCAGAGTCAGTACATATGCAGGGTAAGACCTTCTCCCCCGGGCCGCAGAGTCAGTACATATGCAGGGTAAGACCTTCTCTACCAGGCCTCAGAGTCAGTACATATGCAGGGTAAGACCTCTCTCAGACCGCAGAGTCAGTACATATGCAGGGTAAGACCTTCTCTACCAGACCGCAGAGTCAGTACATATGCAGGGTAAGACCTTCTCCCCCGGACCGCAGAGTCAGTACATATGCAGGGTAAGACCTTCTCTACCAGGCCGCAGAGTCAGTACATATGCAGGGTAAGACCTTCTCCCCCGGACCGCAGAGTCAGTACATATGCAGGGTAAGACCTTCTCTACCAGGACGCAGAGTCAGTACATATGCAGGGTAAGACCTCTCTCAGACCGCAGAGTCAGTACATATGCAGGGTAAGACCTTCTCCCCCAGACCGCAGAGTCAGTACATATGCAGGGTAAGACCTCTCTCAGACCGCAGAGTCAGTACATATGCAGGGTAAGACCTCTCTCAGACCGCAGAGTCAGTACATATGCAGGGTAAGCACACGccagcatgcacaaacacacagagatgcaCTCCGACACATGCAGACAGTCAGGTGGGCACAGTTTCTGTTTTCTGCTCATGTCTCAGTTTTGCTCTCATCGTTTTCTTACACTTTTACTTCCTGTCATTTGCAGATAAACCGCAGCGACAGCGACAGCTCCACGCTGTCCAAGAAGTCCCCGTTCGTCAGGAACTCCTCAGAGAGACGCAGCGTGAGGATGAAGAGGGTAATGAGCGTGAAACGGTCCCTcttgtgccccccctccccacctcacccccacgGGACCCCCCCTCATCACGTCTTAAATACTATTGATTGTGATTGCAGGCTCTGTGTTGATGTGGAAGGTGATTGTGGGCTCTGTGTCGATGCAGAAGGTGATTGCGGGCTCTGTGGTGATGGGGGAGGTGATTGCGGGCTCTGTGTTGATGTGGAAGGTGATTGCGGGCTCTGTGTTGATGTGGAAGGTGACTGCGGGCTCTGTGCTAATGTAGAAGGTGATTGCGGGCTCTGTGTTGATGTGGAAGGTGACTGCGGGCTCTGTGCTAATGTAGAAGGTGATTGCGGGCTCTGTGTTGATGTGGAAGGTGACTGCGGGCTCTGTGTCGATATGGAAGGTGATTGTGGGTGATGATGTGGAAGATGATTGCGGGCTCTGTGTCAATGTGGAAGGTGATTGCGGGCTCTGTGTCGATATGGAAGGTGATTGTGGGTGATGTTGATGTGGAAGGTGATTGCGGGCTCTGTGTCGATGTGGAAGGTGATTGCGGGCTCTGTGTCGATGTGGAAGGTGATTGCGGGCTCTGTGTCGATGTGGAAGGTGATTGCGGGCTCTCTGTCGATATGGAAGGTGATTGTGGGCTCTGTGTCAATGTGGAAGGTGATTGTGGGTGATGTTGATTTGGAAGGTGATTGTGGGCTCTGTGTCGATGTGGAAGGTGATTGCGGGCTCTGTGTTGATGTGGAAGGTGACTGCGGGCTCTGTGCTAATGTAGAAGGTGATTGCGGGCTCTGTGTTGATGTGGAAGGTGACTGCGGGCTCTGTGTCAATGTGGAAGGTGATTGCGGGCTCTGTGTCGATATGGAAGGTGATTGTGGGTGATGTTGATGTGGAAGGTGATTGCGGGCTCTGTGTCAATGTGGAAGGTGATTGCGGGCTCTGTGTCGATGTGGAAGGTGATTGCGGGCTCTGTGTTGATGTGGAAGGTGATTGCGGGCTCTGTGTTGATGTGGAAGGTGATTGTGGGTAATGTCGATGTGGAAGGTGATTGCGGGCTCTGTGTCGATGTGGAAGGTGATTGCGGGCTCTCTGTCGATATGGAAGGTGATTGTGGGCTCTGTGTCAATGTGGAAGGTGATTGTGGGTGATGTTGATTTGGAAGGTGATTGTGGGCTCTGTGGTGATGCGGAAGGTGATTGCGGGCTCTGTGGTGATGCGGAAGGTGATTGCGGGCTCTGTGGCAATGTGGAAGGTGATGGCGGGCTCTGTGGTGATGTGGAAGGTGATTGCGGGCTCTGTGGTGATGTGGAAGGTGATTGCGGGCTCTGTGGTGATGTGGAAGGTGATTGCGGGCTCTGTGTCGATGCGGAAGTTGATTGCGGGCTATGTCGGGTTCTGTTGGCTCTGCAGACGGCGCTGCAGGCGAAGGGTCTGGACGGGCTGCTGCGGACGCCGCTGGACCTGGAGCTGGACCTGCAGGCGTCGCGGACGCGGCACAGCCGCCTGGCGGAGGAGCTGCGTGTGCTGCGCCAGCTGaaggagcagctggaggaggcgtGGTCTCAGGGCCGGAGCCGCCTCCCCTCCTGGGTGCAGGAGGACGAGCGATTCGCCCTCCTGCTGCGGCACGCCGAGAGACGGGTGAGAGTCCCCGCCCCCTTTACTGAGCGTTCGTCagctgcagcacctgcagcACCTGTTAGAATAGAGCAGCGTCcctttacagagagagagagagagagagactcacctgagggggagggaggagagggatggCGGGaactgctgtgatgtcacacagactCTCGCGTCCgccagctctgctctgctgctcgTGTTGTTTCAGTATATTTACCTTCACCTGCAGGTGTTTGTACGCATGTACATAAATAtgctttcccctctctgtgtgcagttAAGCGAGCTTTGGCTTGACCAGGGCCTCTGTCCAAATAAGGCCCGCTCCAGCAGGGCGTGTATCGGCAGGGCATGTAAACATCAGCGCATAGTGAATTTGAATATGTACTTTCCATGCCCATGAAGACACTAATGCATCATAGACTACGTTGTGTACAGTAAAATGATAATGTTCTGCCATCAGGACAGTGCTGGCTGTGTTCTAGCTTTCACTGCAAATCGGTCCATCAAAAACAGTGTGAAAGCCGCCTGCCAACACTTGTGTTGCGGTATGCGAAGTGTCCTCATTCGAGAATAGCGCTGACCTCTTGAGAGACACTCGATTTCACTGtgagtgggaggtggaggggaagAAATAAGGTATTTAAgtaacatatttcattcataaatgatgaaatacaaatttttgttggtaaaagaatatttttggtatagtttgttgtttccactcatagtcTGCTTGCAGGAGTCCTGAAATTTTCCTGGCCACTCGAGGGCTTGtgttaaaacattgtttttttttctgaagtggtCCCAAAAAAGTAGTTTTGCTTCCAAAGCGCTGAGATTCTCAAGTGCAGTTTGGGATGGATTAGCGTAACGGCGAGGTCATTGTTGAGCATGCGCTGATCCGAGCCCCTCccttctccgccccccccctgcgCCCGCAGACTGcggaagagcagcagcaggagcagcgggTGGAGAGGATGATGCGCGCGGCCGCCAAGGACGTGCACAAGATCCGCGGGCAGAGCAGGAACGAGGTCCCCGAGGTGCAGTCCTTCAGGTGAGCTCGCTGGACGGCGCCCCCTTCAGGACGggctgtctctctgcagtgttATAACGAGCCCGTTCCGTGTCGTTGTATTCTCGGACGATCTCACGGGTCACCTTGTTCTGGCGCTAACGTTTTTCTCTGCAAATGCTTCAGAGAGAAGATGGCCTTCTTCAC is a window of Anguilla rostrata isolate EN2019 chromosome 9, ASM1855537v3, whole genome shotgun sequence DNA encoding:
- the wwc1 gene encoding protein KIBRA; this translates as MPRTELPLPEGWEEALDFDGKVYYIDHINHTTSWIDPRDRQTKPLTFADCIGDELPVGWEEAYDPQVGAYYVDHNTKSTQLEDPRLQWQREQKRMLHQYLDVARDALSAQKELCQVKEQRLLLAQQEYRQLNDVWRDKSASQTSLNSRSSSSSKYDPDILKAEIVTAKSRVGKLKRDLANMKQELQYKEQGFETLREIDHKVSSTTYGYNLQEKQELMQVSPRGWGVGGAGGGGCRSGEREKQELMQKLAVLKDGFQLDSSSQSDLWASSSSLADSSLSLPRLYSDAESQTDVPAELAGNTNNRLAEKVRLSLKYEEAKRRIANIEVQIAKLDSEAWPGLLDPERDRLILISEKEELLKELQYMQPCARAPCHAQQIESQKRRLEQDLQAARDSQSKALTERLRLHCKRNKLVRELEETVRLASSLHTQLKSLSASTLSCSSGSSRGSLTSSRGSLATSSLGSTSSLSLADLYADQPELGDPDLQSKLDTLLQEGGPAGSYRPASSITTIHENEVIGPAGRPGDPEAPPRLQPPRLPETPRSMSSLSPRSSLSSLSSPPRSPLGPDASFLCGDGGSVFVGAGGAGLDLELQARLVELHLESAGRSRRSGSEADARQDGTTGAADPSRDSVAQSRGAGPALKKVGVTSAVSDESVAGDSGVYEPSEKRPGPPAEPPVTREDGGALGCAQVRLGLKYDVKEKRFTVFITQLANCAALPLPPDHSVYVRLVLLPCSETARCLFRTRGAPPQEVVELNEVFGVPVAHNALRQKTLRVDVCFTSRTGREECLAGAQISLAEVGGSEERSSRWYNLLNYAYLPELRVQHTQPGTSTGQDTSPRPATEPIAVATGAEVAGEQEWHEALEGHVFEDSDAEGEELLEEEEEEEESNPDSQWEVEEEVAKPTPAGVKRERVNKETSMEDFSRPASVVRPKERRPPPQQNPFVRGNTIIRSKTFSPGPQSQYICRINRSDSDSSTLSKKSPFVRNSSERRSVRMKRTALQAKGLDGLLRTPLDLELDLQASRTRHSRLAEELRVLRQLKEQLEEAWSQGRSRLPSWVQEDERFALLLRHAERRTAEEQQQEQRVERMMRAAAKDVHKIRGQSRNEVPEVQSFREKMAFFTRAKINIPDLPADDV